A genomic region of Nostoc sp. UHCC 0702 contains the following coding sequences:
- a CDS encoding aliphatic sulfonate ABC transporter substrate-binding protein encodes MGVNTLLFTTYWVALAISGCASTNLANSANTAATNVSNQTQEKTGLIRLGFQKGGAVPIARQRGELVKKLAAQNIKVEWAGPFDRCATLLQAINANQADIGGCGDIPGLSAIAAGQELCIGAVQRPRPESLASAIVVRGDSSIRKPADLVGKKVAVNQAGAGEYLLLKVLEKEKIPKEKVQRVFLAPTDAAPALYQGTVDAWAVWEPYISVAELEHGARRITTTHPAPTYSVMLVRNDAAAKSPEAVKAAFTGLGQEYEWLNLNKEKSSEFLVKEIKISPAVARRVTENQGPQELVIPNADDIAKIQKTADWMLEQKILPRRVDVAAVVCPTAK; translated from the coding sequence ATAGGCGTCAATACATTACTATTTACCACTTACTGGGTAGCGTTGGCAATCTCTGGCTGCGCTTCGACCAACTTGGCTAATTCTGCAAATACTGCCGCTACAAATGTGAGTAACCAAACTCAAGAGAAAACCGGTTTGATTCGCCTGGGATTTCAAAAGGGAGGTGCGGTGCCAATTGCTCGTCAAAGAGGAGAGTTAGTCAAGAAACTTGCCGCTCAAAATATCAAAGTTGAATGGGCTGGCCCTTTTGACCGTTGTGCTACTTTACTCCAAGCAATTAATGCTAATCAAGCGGATATAGGCGGGTGCGGAGATATACCTGGTTTGTCAGCGATCGCTGCTGGTCAAGAACTTTGTATTGGGGCTGTGCAACGTCCTAGACCTGAATCATTAGCTAGTGCGATCGTTGTTCGTGGCGACTCTTCAATCCGTAAACCAGCTGATCTAGTGGGTAAAAAAGTTGCTGTCAATCAAGCTGGTGCAGGTGAGTACCTGTTATTAAAAGTATTAGAAAAAGAGAAGATTCCTAAAGAGAAAGTTCAGCGTGTCTTCCTTGCCCCAACCGATGCTGCACCCGCTCTTTACCAAGGAACTGTGGATGCTTGGGCTGTTTGGGAACCGTATATATCAGTTGCGGAATTAGAGCATGGTGCTAGGAGAATTACCACAACTCATCCAGCTCCCACCTACAGTGTCATGCTTGTCCGCAATGACGCGGCGGCAAAATCTCCTGAAGCCGTGAAGGCTGCTTTCACAGGTTTAGGTCAAGAGTATGAATGGTTGAATCTCAATAAGGAAAAATCATCTGAATTTCTGGTTAAGGAAATCAAAATCTCTCCAGCTGTGGCTAGGCGGGTAACTGAAAATCAGGGGCCACAGGAACTTGTCATACCTAATGCTGATGATATTGCCAAAATTCAAAAGACAGCTGATTGGATGCTAGAGCAAAAGATTCTGCCGCGTAGGGTAGATGTTGCTGCTGTTGTTTGCCCGACTGCTAAGTAG
- a CDS encoding class II aldolase/adducin family protein has protein sequence MPKYNRPQPPVFDRVEDERLQRKQRLAAAFRLFGKFGFSEGTAGHITARDPEFTDHFWVNPLGMYFGHIRVSDLILVNSEGDVVKGDAAVNRAAFAIHSQLHEARPDIIAAAHAHSVYGKAWSSLGRLLDPLTQDSCSFYEDHALFDDYTGVVLDTSEGKRLAENLGNKKAIILKNHGILTVGHTVDEAAWWYITLERSCQAQLLAEAAGRPHIIKHETARLAQTQVGSHVSGWFSFQPLYDRIVREEPDLLD, from the coding sequence ATGCCTAAATACAATAGACCCCAACCTCCTGTATTTGACCGAGTTGAAGACGAACGCCTACAACGCAAGCAACGCCTAGCTGCGGCCTTTCGTTTGTTTGGCAAGTTTGGGTTTAGCGAAGGTACAGCAGGACATATTACAGCTCGCGATCCTGAGTTTACAGACCATTTCTGGGTAAATCCATTAGGAATGTACTTTGGTCATATTCGTGTCTCTGACTTAATATTAGTTAACAGTGAAGGCGATGTAGTTAAAGGTGATGCTGCTGTGAATCGCGCTGCCTTCGCTATCCATTCCCAACTTCACGAAGCTAGACCTGATATCATAGCTGCGGCACATGCTCACTCAGTATACGGTAAAGCTTGGTCTAGCTTAGGTCGCCTGCTTGACCCGCTAACTCAGGATTCCTGTTCTTTCTATGAAGATCATGCGTTATTTGATGATTATACAGGTGTTGTTTTAGATACCTCTGAAGGCAAGCGGCTAGCGGAAAACTTGGGCAATAAAAAGGCAATCATCCTGAAAAATCATGGCATTCTCACCGTGGGACACACAGTGGATGAAGCTGCCTGGTGGTACATTACTTTAGAGCGATCGTGCCAAGCCCAACTTTTGGCTGAAGCTGCGGGTAGACCCCATATCATCAAACACGAAACAGCACGTCTAGCACAAACTCAAGTGGGATCTCATGTAAGTGGGTGGTTCAGCTTTCAGCCACTCTACGACAGAATTGTACGTGAAGAACCTGATTTGCTTGATTAA
- a CDS encoding LLM class flavin-dependent oxidoreductase produces the protein MPIEFIGMIGTRQVSELDGPTVSITGGSIDPAYVRKFAQAHEDGGFDRVLVGYGSTGPDGLTVAAFAAAATERLKFLIAHRPGFVAPTLFARKAATLDHFTNGRIAVHIITGGSDAEQQRDGDWLDHDTRYRRTDEYLDIVRRVWTSATPFDYDGEFYRLKNAYSDVKPLQQPHIPIYFGGASGAAIPVGAKHSDVYAMWGEPIAAIKERISEVKAATPPGRSPRFSVSLRPILGDTEEKAWERAHSILSRVKEIRATKTENQLPTTPYLNSARPQAVGSHRLLQFAQESEIYDKRLWTPIAAATGAYGNTTALVGTPEKVAESLVDYYEAGVTTLLIRGFDPLGDAIAYGRDVIPLVRAEVQRRERQTTVVA, from the coding sequence GTGCCGATTGAATTTATTGGAATGATTGGAACGCGACAAGTGTCTGAGTTGGATGGGCCGACGGTCTCTATAACTGGTGGTTCTATAGATCCAGCTTATGTCCGCAAGTTTGCTCAGGCTCATGAGGATGGCGGTTTTGACCGGGTACTCGTTGGTTATGGCTCAACTGGCCCTGATGGCTTAACGGTGGCTGCGTTTGCGGCGGCTGCAACAGAACGGTTGAAGTTTTTAATCGCCCACCGCCCAGGTTTTGTGGCTCCTACTCTCTTCGCTCGTAAGGCAGCAACTCTTGATCATTTTACTAATGGTCGGATTGCGGTACACATTATTACAGGTGGTAGTGATGCCGAACAACAACGCGATGGAGACTGGCTTGACCATGATACCCGCTATCGCCGTACTGACGAATATCTCGATATTGTGCGTCGGGTGTGGACTTCTGCTACTCCCTTCGATTATGATGGCGAGTTCTATCGGTTGAAAAATGCTTACTCGGATGTGAAGCCTCTGCAACAACCCCACATACCAATCTATTTTGGAGGCGCTTCTGGTGCAGCGATACCTGTTGGTGCAAAACATAGTGATGTCTATGCTATGTGGGGGGAACCAATTGCGGCAATTAAGGAACGAATTAGTGAGGTAAAAGCTGCCACTCCTCCAGGACGTTCTCCACGGTTCAGTGTCTCGTTGCGTCCGATTCTGGGTGATACTGAAGAGAAAGCGTGGGAAAGAGCGCACTCTATCCTATCGCGGGTTAAGGAAATCCGGGCTACTAAAACAGAAAACCAGCTGCCAACAACTCCTTACTTGAATTCGGCACGTCCGCAAGCAGTGGGTTCTCACCGCTTGCTACAGTTTGCCCAAGAAAGCGAAATCTACGATAAGCGGTTGTGGACGCCAATTGCTGCTGCTACTGGTGCTTATGGCAATACTACTGCTTTGGTTGGAACTCCAGAAAAAGTAGCAGAATCTTTGGTAGATTACTACGAGGCGGGGGTAACAACTCTGCTGATTCGAGGATTCGACCCTTTGGGGGATGCGATCGCCTACGGTCGTGATGTAATTCCCTTAGTACGAGCAGAAGTGCAACGGCGAGAGCGACAAACAACTGTTGTGGCTTAA
- a CDS encoding sulfonate ABC transporter substrate-binding protein: MISLFFRRLISKWIFLIKSTNIQLRNRQKFFLSIPITGAFITGLCLSLLFAACSPTPTVNSSSSNTQSVSNSAPTKANVLRFGYQKSNILIKAKGVLEKRLSPEGVSVNWIEFPAGPQLLEAMNVGSIDVGHVGESPPIFAQAAGASLTYIAGIAASPAGSAILVPENSPIQQLTDLKGKKIAFQKGSSAHLLLVQALKKAGLKYTEIQPIYLPPADARAAFVKGSVDAWVIWDPFYAAAQEATKARVLIDGTGINKQGGYYLATRKFVTENPPIVKAVLEEIQKLEEWSKQHRQEVAQTLSPVLGIDIETMKKATNRRTFGIVPIDDNLINLQQEVADTYYQLKLIPKQVNVKEAVLTKEQYAAFSPKI; encoded by the coding sequence ATGATCAGCTTATTTTTTCGCCGCTTAATCTCGAAGTGGATATTTTTGATCAAGTCTACGAATATCCAATTGAGAAACAGACAGAAATTCTTCTTATCTATACCAATTACAGGGGCTTTTATTACAGGTCTTTGTCTAAGCTTGCTATTCGCAGCTTGTTCACCAACACCAACAGTTAACTCCTCTAGTTCAAATACTCAGTCAGTTAGTAATTCTGCTCCTACTAAAGCAAATGTATTACGATTTGGGTATCAAAAATCGAATATTCTGATCAAAGCTAAGGGTGTATTAGAAAAGCGTTTGTCACCAGAAGGAGTATCTGTAAATTGGATTGAATTTCCTGCTGGGCCGCAACTACTAGAAGCAATGAATGTAGGTAGTATTGACGTTGGACATGTAGGAGAATCACCACCAATATTTGCCCAAGCAGCAGGAGCATCACTAACTTACATTGCAGGAATTGCTGCTAGTCCTGCTGGTTCAGCGATTCTTGTACCTGAAAATTCTCCAATTCAACAATTAACTGACCTCAAAGGCAAAAAAATTGCTTTTCAAAAAGGTTCTAGCGCTCATTTATTGTTAGTCCAAGCATTAAAAAAAGCTGGATTGAAATATACTGAAATCCAACCTATCTATTTACCTCCTGCGGATGCCCGTGCTGCGTTTGTCAAAGGCAGTGTTGATGCTTGGGTAATTTGGGATCCATTTTATGCCGCAGCACAAGAAGCAACAAAAGCCAGAGTTCTTATTGATGGTACAGGAATTAATAAACAGGGTGGTTATTATTTAGCCACCCGCAAATTTGTGACTGAAAATCCGCCAATTGTGAAGGCAGTTCTAGAGGAAATCCAAAAGCTGGAAGAATGGTCTAAACAGCATCGACAAGAAGTAGCCCAAACTCTATCACCTGTATTAGGAATTGATATAGAAACAATGAAAAAGGCAACTAATAGACGGACTTTTGGTATTGTGCCAATTGACGATAACCTGATAAATTTACAACAAGAGGTAGCCGATACATATTATCAATTGAAATTGATTCCCAAACAGGTTAATGTTAAAGAAGCAGTGCTGACAAAAGAACAATACGCTGCATTTTCACCCAAGATTTAA
- a CDS encoding NADP(H)-dependent aldo-keto reductase yields the protein MQYNQLGESDLKVSEICLGTMTYGRQNTIEEAHQQLDYAIAQGVNFIDAAEMYPVPASAETYGATEKYIGEWLKHQQRDKLIVATKIAGPGRGFQWLRGGAKAIDRDNIKQAVDDSLKRLQTDYIDLYQIHWPDRYVPRFGQTVFDPTQVKPSTPIVEQLEAFADVIQAGKIRYLGLSNETPWGVTQFSNAAKQLGLPKVVSIQNAYNLLNRVFDGALAEAVYYENIGLLAYSPLAFGLLTGKYLNGKPEKARFSLFESFGQRYLKPKVSEAVAAYVDIAKRHQLSSAQLALAFVRSRWFVTSTIIGATTLEQLQENLESVNVVLDKDILEELDAVHGQSPNPAP from the coding sequence ATGCAGTATAACCAACTTGGCGAAAGTGACCTAAAAGTTTCAGAAATTTGTCTTGGTACCATGACCTATGGGCGGCAAAATACCATTGAAGAAGCTCACCAACAGCTAGACTATGCTATTGCCCAAGGGGTCAACTTCATTGATGCGGCTGAGATGTACCCAGTACCAGCCAGTGCTGAAACTTATGGTGCAACTGAAAAATACATTGGAGAATGGTTAAAGCATCAACAGCGAGACAAATTGATTGTTGCTACTAAAATAGCGGGGCCTGGTCGAGGCTTTCAATGGTTGCGTGGTGGAGCAAAAGCAATTGACCGTGATAATATCAAACAAGCTGTAGACGATAGTCTAAAAAGACTACAGACAGACTATATTGACTTGTACCAAATCCATTGGCCAGATCGCTATGTGCCACGTTTTGGACAAACAGTATTTGATCCGACTCAAGTTAAACCATCAACACCGATAGTTGAGCAACTCGAAGCTTTTGCTGATGTCATTCAAGCCGGAAAAATTCGCTATCTTGGTTTGAGTAATGAGACACCTTGGGGAGTTACCCAATTTAGTAATGCTGCTAAACAGTTAGGATTACCCAAAGTTGTTTCTATTCAAAACGCTTACAACTTGCTAAATCGTGTGTTTGATGGTGCTTTAGCAGAAGCAGTTTATTACGAAAATATTGGCTTACTGGCTTATAGTCCTTTAGCATTTGGTTTATTAACTGGTAAATATCTAAATGGCAAACCAGAAAAAGCAAGATTCAGTTTATTTGAAAGTTTTGGTCAGCGCTACCTTAAACCAAAAGTTAGTGAAGCAGTAGCAGCTTATGTTGATATTGCTAAGCGCCATCAACTAAGTTCAGCACAACTGGCTTTAGCATTCGTGCGGAGTCGTTGGTTTGTCACCAGCACAATTATCGGTGCCACAACATTAGAACAACTCCAAGAGAATCTAGAAAGTGTCAATGTCGTTCTCGATAAAGACATTTTGGAAGAGTTAGATGCTGTTCATGGTCAATCTCCAAACCCAGCGCCGTAA
- a CDS encoding cysteine dioxygenase family protein: MTHTILEPLPEDQWFIDSTELRSFVATVREISANTTENRTQTLVRLEPYFQELLQQQEWLSEKFIQVNPESRMGGGIGQWLLYRALDRSLTVFSLVIPPGSTTPVHDHLAWGLIGLYKGNQQETVYRRVDSGDAEGHAELEVVEERSLQPGDIYRLLPPDGDIHAVKTTSQTPSVSIHVLGNDTGCIWRHQFSPESHSVKSFRSGYSNAPCKEEEEKEYA, translated from the coding sequence ATGACACACACCATCCTGGAACCACTACCGGAAGACCAATGGTTTATTGATAGTACTGAACTGCGTTCTTTTGTGGCGACGGTGCGTGAAATTAGCGCCAACACTACGGAAAACCGCACGCAAACTCTAGTTAGGCTGGAACCCTATTTTCAAGAGTTGCTGCAACAGCAGGAATGGTTAAGCGAAAAATTCATTCAAGTCAATCCGGAAAGTAGGATGGGTGGTGGTATAGGTCAATGGCTGCTTTATCGGGCACTAGACCGTTCTTTAACAGTGTTTAGCTTGGTAATTCCTCCGGGTTCAACAACTCCTGTACATGACCATCTGGCTTGGGGTTTGATTGGTTTATACAAAGGCAACCAGCAAGAGACTGTCTATCGCCGTGTAGATAGCGGTGATGCAGAAGGACATGCAGAATTAGAAGTAGTTGAAGAGCGATCGCTGCAACCAGGTGATATCTACCGCCTGTTACCTCCAGATGGAGATATTCACGCTGTCAAAACTACATCCCAAACGCCATCTGTATCCATCCATGTGTTGGGTAATGATACCGGCTGTATCTGGCGTCACCAGTTCAGCCCTGAATCACACAGCGTCAAATCGTTTCGTTCTGGATATTCCAATGCTCCTTGCAAAGAGGAGGAAGAAAAAGAATATGCCTAA
- a CDS encoding RRXRR domain-containing protein — protein MTRVMIFDVNQQPLYPVRISHARILLSQGKAAVFQRYPFTIILKEALSHPMFEQLGFKIAHSGVVTTGKKTKTNFIHFPQRGRAR, from the coding sequence ATGACAAGGGTGATGATTTTTGATGTTAACCAACAACCCTTATACCCAGTACGCATCAGCCATGCCAGGATCTTATTATCACAGGGTAAAGCTGCGGTATTCCAGCGATATCCCTTTACGATTATTCTCAAGGAAGCTCTCTCACATCCTATGTTCGAGCAACTAGGCTTTAAAATTGCTCATAGTGGTGTTGTGACTACGGGCAAGAAAACTAAAACTAATTTTATTCACTTCCCCCAGCGAGGAAGAGCAAGATAG